The Lacipirellula parvula genome window below encodes:
- a CDS encoding dodecin family protein — MSTTIKNAKAPATIQVIEMVGESKVSWSDAARQAVERASETNKNITGLDVLHSTAVIRDGKIVEYHVNVKLAAVTDPARV, encoded by the coding sequence ATGTCTACTACGATAAAAAACGCAAAGGCCCCGGCTACCATCCAAGTGATCGAAATGGTTGGCGAATCAAAAGTAAGTTGGAGCGACGCTGCTCGGCAGGCAGTCGAACGGGCCTCTGAAACCAACAAAAACATCACTGGGCTCGACGTCTTGCACAGCACCGCAGTGATTCGAGACGGCAAAATCGTGGAGTACCACGTCAACGTCAAGCTGGCAGCAGTCACCGATCCGGCTCGAGTCTAG
- a CDS encoding peroxiredoxin, translated as MADQNCDNNRVAPRQSSASNGHNLDSAYPKPTSFPRLNEPAPDFQAVTTQGSAKLADYLGRWLVLFSHPSDFTPVCTTEFIAFAKAHPRFQAIECDLLGLSIDSVSSHIAWVRNIKEKFDVAIPFPIIEDLTMQVAHAYGMVQPGASDTSAVRAVFVIDTESKVRAMLYYPMSNGRSVAEILRLVQALQTTDRHKVATPEGWTPGAKVMVPPPKTVAEADRRGREDAGCTDWYFCQRKVEDAVAAVR; from the coding sequence ATGGCCGATCAGAACTGCGACAATAACCGAGTCGCTCCCAGGCAATCGTCGGCCTCAAATGGGCACAATTTAGATTCCGCCTATCCGAAGCCGACAAGCTTCCCTCGCTTGAATGAACCGGCTCCGGATTTTCAGGCGGTAACGACGCAAGGCAGCGCAAAGCTGGCCGATTATCTCGGCAGGTGGCTTGTGCTGTTCTCCCATCCATCGGATTTTACGCCGGTCTGCACTACTGAGTTCATCGCATTTGCCAAAGCTCATCCACGCTTCCAGGCGATCGAATGCGATCTGCTGGGCCTCTCGATCGACAGCGTGTCTTCGCATATTGCCTGGGTACGGAACATCAAAGAGAAGTTTGACGTCGCGATTCCGTTCCCGATTATTGAAGACTTGACAATGCAAGTTGCCCACGCCTACGGCATGGTCCAGCCGGGAGCGAGCGACACGTCTGCGGTTCGAGCCGTGTTCGTCATTGACACGGAAAGCAAGGTGAGGGCGATGCTCTATTACCCGATGTCGAACGGACGCTCCGTCGCAGAGATCCTCCGGCTTGTGCAGGCATTGCAAACCACTGACCGGCACAAAGTCGCCACCCCCGAAGGTTGGACGCCTGGCGCTAAAGTCATGGTCCCGCCTCCCAAAACAGTTGCCGAGGCCGACCGGCGTGGCCGTGAGGATGCCGGCTGTACGGATTGGTATTTTTGCCAGCGCAAGGTTGAGGATGCCGTTGCGGCTGTCAGATGA